In one window of Chryseobacterium viscerum DNA:
- a CDS encoding NADPH-dependent assimilatory sulfite reductase hemoprotein subunit, protein MNNDKENLSPVERIKTSSNGLRGSLKESLADQFTGAIREDDQTLIKFHGMYQQDDRDRREERVSKKLEWLYSYMIRLRLPGGFLTPEQWVGLNETAEDHSTGTIKVTTRQTIQLHGILKSHLRPTIQSFNLQHLDSIAACGDVNRNVTCTANPSESPLQQEAYELAGKISEMCLPKTKSYYDIWIDDELLVDRKTEEDPLYQDRYLPRKLKIGIAVPPNNDVDVFINDIALIAIIENDKIAGYNIAAGGGLGATHGNEATYARLASVLGFVDTEEKVLKAVYEIITVQRDFGNRSDRKLSRLKYTIDKLGIDQYRAEVEKRTGFSFEPAREFKFEQRKDRYGWIQNHEGKWFYTVFVEHGRILNTEEYPLKSGLLKIAQTGKANFRFTCNQNLILADIEEKDKPEIEHILKDHGISEYTNGASALRKNSVACVALNTCSLALAEAQRYLPSLVTKIEPILEKYGLLEDDITIRMTGCPNGCGRSPNAEIGFVGTAYGKYNLHIGGDRLGMRLNTKFKENIGEEEILTTLDELFGIYVQKRLTEETFGDFSYRYLHTLN, encoded by the coding sequence ATGAACAATGATAAAGAAAACCTTTCACCCGTAGAAAGGATTAAAACCAGTAGTAATGGGCTCAGAGGATCTTTAAAAGAGAGCCTTGCTGATCAATTTACCGGAGCCATAAGGGAAGATGACCAGACTCTGATCAAATTTCATGGAATGTACCAACAGGACGACAGAGACCGAAGGGAAGAGCGTGTCTCCAAAAAACTGGAATGGCTGTATTCTTATATGATCAGATTAAGGCTTCCCGGTGGCTTTTTAACTCCGGAACAATGGGTAGGGTTGAATGAAACAGCAGAAGATCATTCCACAGGAACCATTAAAGTAACGACAAGACAAACGATTCAGCTTCATGGTATTTTAAAATCTCATTTAAGACCTACCATTCAGAGCTTCAATCTTCAGCATCTGGATTCTATTGCAGCCTGTGGGGATGTCAACAGAAATGTAACCTGTACAGCTAATCCTTCGGAATCACCTTTGCAACAGGAAGCTTACGAACTGGCGGGAAAAATCAGTGAAATGTGCCTTCCAAAAACTAAATCTTATTATGACATCTGGATTGATGATGAACTTCTGGTAGACCGTAAAACAGAGGAAGATCCTTTATATCAGGACAGATATCTTCCGAGAAAACTGAAAATAGGAATCGCAGTCCCTCCTAATAATGATGTAGATGTATTCATCAACGATATTGCCCTAATCGCAATTATCGAAAATGATAAAATTGCTGGTTATAATATTGCTGCCGGAGGAGGACTGGGAGCAACCCACGGAAATGAAGCTACTTATGCCCGTCTTGCCTCTGTACTTGGATTTGTAGATACGGAAGAAAAAGTATTGAAGGCTGTCTATGAAATCATCACGGTTCAAAGAGACTTCGGAAACAGAAGCGATCGAAAATTATCAAGATTAAAATATACGATTGATAAATTGGGTATCGATCAGTACAGAGCTGAAGTAGAAAAAAGAACAGGTTTCAGTTTTGAACCTGCCAGAGAATTTAAGTTTGAACAGCGAAAAGACCGTTATGGCTGGATCCAGAATCACGAAGGAAAATGGTTTTACACCGTATTTGTAGAGCACGGAAGAATTCTTAACACAGAGGAATATCCTTTAAAATCAGGATTATTAAAAATCGCACAAACTGGAAAAGCTAATTTCCGTTTTACCTGTAACCAGAATCTTATTCTTGCTGATATTGAGGAAAAAGATAAACCAGAAATTGAACATATTTTAAAAGATCACGGAATTTCAGAATATACCAATGGAGCAAGCGCCTTACGTAAAAACTCTGTTGCCTGCGTGGCCTTAAACACTTGTTCTCTAGCTTTAGCGGAAGCTCAGCGTTATCTGCCATCCTTGGTTACCAAAATAGAACCTATTCTTGAAAAATATGGTCTGCTGGAAGATGACATTACCATCCGTATGACCGGTTGTCCTAACGGCTGTGGAAGGTCTCCTAATGCTGAAATCGGATTTGTGGGAACAGCTTATGGGAAATATAATCTCCACATTGGAGGGGACCGTTTAGGAATGCGACTGAATACAAAATTTAAAGAAAATATTGGTGAGGAAGAAATTCTTACCACTCTGGATGAACTTTTCGGAATATATGTACAGAAAAGACTTACAGAAGAAACATTTGGCGATTTTTCATACCGTTATTTACACACCTTAAATTAA
- a CDS encoding sulfite reductase flavoprotein subunit alpha — translation MLSETKLNVLKQISGDLSRDEAIWASGYLAGIAGGSSLTAVLTPQETNTIVQNTVKKITLAYGTETGNSKKLATTLAGIVKKKGLQVKLADLSQYKPKDLAKEEFFFVVISTQGEGEPPALAKKFYDYIYENEINLSGLKFGVLALGDSSYPLFCQTGEDVDSRFEILGAQRIIPLKKCDIDYEQEASHWIEHVFETVQKNTGQSTKNVSVPKVSTGRKKFQGKVSAIINLNDITSEKETYHIEIETEEVLAYQPGAALGVIPFNSKEVVHEIITLTGIDPQKQIETTKITDTVKELLYKHLNISYLLKSVVAQYAKITGHSIPEVRLSLLDLLRIYPVKNADEFEEIIQILTAQAPRLYSISSSVEAHGDTEIHITVARSEFFIDHQKHNGLCSGFLSEFKEGEEVEFYIQDAGHFKLPDADKDIIMIGPGTGIAPFRSFLWERDATGAEGRNWLFFGDRNFVSDFLYQAELQDFLKTGSLTHLDLAFSRDTAEKVYVQHRLEQKAQEVFYWLEGGASVYVCGAKEPMAYDVEQTLLTIIQTEGKRSKEDAVLYLEDMEMSGRYAKDVY, via the coding sequence ATGCTGTCTGAAACTAAATTAAACGTATTAAAACAAATATCCGGAGACCTCTCCAGAGACGAAGCCATCTGGGCCAGCGGATATCTTGCCGGTATTGCCGGAGGATCTTCACTTACAGCCGTTCTGACACCACAAGAAACGAATACTATTGTACAGAATACCGTAAAGAAAATAACGTTGGCTTATGGAACGGAGACCGGAAACAGTAAAAAGCTCGCTACCACGCTGGCAGGTATCGTTAAGAAAAAAGGGCTTCAGGTAAAACTGGCTGATCTTTCCCAATACAAGCCAAAAGATTTGGCTAAAGAAGAATTCTTTTTTGTAGTGATCAGCACTCAGGGAGAAGGTGAACCACCAGCTCTAGCCAAAAAATTCTACGATTATATTTATGAAAATGAAATAAATCTTAGCGGACTAAAATTCGGAGTACTGGCGTTGGGAGACAGCAGTTATCCTCTGTTCTGCCAAACCGGAGAAGATGTAGATTCACGTTTTGAAATATTGGGAGCTCAGCGCATCATTCCGTTAAAGAAATGTGATATTGACTATGAGCAGGAAGCTTCTCATTGGATAGAGCATGTATTTGAAACCGTTCAAAAAAATACTGGTCAGAGTACAAAAAATGTTTCAGTTCCAAAGGTTTCTACCGGAAGAAAGAAATTTCAGGGAAAAGTTTCAGCCATCATTAATCTGAATGATATTACGTCTGAAAAAGAAACGTATCACATTGAAATTGAAACAGAAGAAGTACTTGCCTATCAACCTGGTGCAGCTTTGGGAGTGATTCCATTCAACTCGAAAGAAGTAGTCCATGAAATTATTACTCTGACAGGAATTGATCCTCAGAAACAGATCGAAACAACAAAAATTACGGATACCGTAAAAGAACTCTTGTACAAACATCTTAACATCAGTTATCTGCTTAAATCTGTGGTTGCACAATATGCAAAAATAACGGGACATTCCATTCCGGAAGTCAGATTAAGTCTTCTTGATCTGCTTAGGATTTATCCTGTGAAAAATGCAGATGAATTTGAAGAAATCATCCAGATATTAACTGCCCAGGCACCACGTCTTTATTCAATTTCTTCCTCTGTGGAAGCTCATGGTGATACGGAAATTCATATTACCGTCGCAAGATCAGAATTCTTTATTGACCATCAGAAACACAACGGATTATGCAGTGGTTTTCTAAGCGAATTCAAAGAAGGAGAAGAGGTGGAATTTTATATTCAGGATGCAGGACATTTCAAACTTCCGGACGCTGATAAAGATATCATTATGATTGGTCCCGGAACAGGGATAGCTCCTTTCAGATCATTCCTTTGGGAACGTGATGCAACCGGAGCAGAAGGAAGAAACTGGCTGTTTTTCGGAGACAGAAACTTTGTATCAGATTTTCTTTATCAGGCAGAACTTCAGGACTTTCTTAAAACAGGTAGCTTAACGCATTTAGACCTTGCTTTTTCAAGAGATACAGCCGAGAAAGTATATGTTCAGCACAGGTTAGAACAAAAAGCACAGGAAGTATTTTACTGGCTGGAAGGTGGAGCCTCTGTATATGTATGCGGAGCCAAAGAACCAATGGCCTACGATGTAGAACAAACGCTTCTCACGATTATCCAGACGGAAGGAAAGCGCAGCAAAGAAGACGCTGTACTTTATCTGGAAGATATGGAGATGAGCGGCAGATATGCGAAAGATGTGTATTAA
- the cobA gene encoding uroporphyrinogen-III C-methyltransferase — protein sequence MKTNIKSPKVFLIGAGPGNPELITVKAVKAIAKADVILCDRLVSPEILETYVNENTEIIYVGKECSKNASTPQSHINTLMVEYALQNKTIVRLKGGDVSIFSNILDELQALKQNNIPYEIIPGITAALGAAAFAGMPLTARGYSTSVRFLTYYKSEIVSEEYWKELALTNDTLVFYMSKGNLTPLVEKLKALQISGDKKIAVIEQATTPFQKVYTSSFDDFNEKFGDKNFASPSLVVVGKIVNLHEEFSWLENAEQEGLYFKSVENGSLIPTTQNFFEYAV from the coding sequence ATGAAAACAAATATAAAATCACCAAAGGTTTTCCTTATCGGTGCAGGACCCGGCAACCCTGAACTGATTACTGTAAAAGCAGTAAAAGCTATTGCAAAAGCAGATGTCATCTTATGTGACCGCCTTGTAAGTCCGGAAATTCTTGAAACCTACGTCAATGAAAATACAGAAATCATCTATGTAGGAAAAGAATGCAGCAAAAATGCATCCACCCCTCAGTCTCATATCAATACTTTGATGGTAGAATATGCCCTTCAGAACAAAACCATTGTAAGACTGAAAGGAGGTGACGTTTCCATATTTTCCAACATTCTGGATGAATTGCAGGCTTTAAAACAGAATAATATTCCTTACGAGATTATTCCGGGAATTACAGCAGCTTTAGGAGCAGCAGCATTTGCAGGGATGCCTTTAACAGCAAGAGGATATTCCACATCCGTTCGTTTTCTGACGTATTATAAATCAGAGATCGTAAGTGAAGAATACTGGAAAGAGCTTGCTTTAACCAATGACACCCTTGTTTTCTATATGTCTAAAGGAAATCTTACCCCTCTAGTGGAAAAATTGAAAGCACTTCAGATTTCAGGTGATAAAAAAATTGCAGTCATTGAACAGGCTACGACTCCTTTTCAAAAGGTGTACACATCATCATTTGATGATTTTAATGAAAAATTCGGAGATAAGAACTTTGCTTCACCTTCTTTGGTTGTTGTGGGTAAAATTGTGAATCTCCATGAAGAGTTTTCATGGCTTGAAAATGCAGAGCAGGAAGGTCTTTATTTCAAATCAGTGGAAAACGGAAGTCTAATCCCTACAACTCAAAATTTCTTTGAATATGCTGTCTGA
- the cysK gene encoding cysteine synthase A has protein sequence MKFQNALETIGNTPVVKINKLFNSDHEIWIKLEKSNPGGSIKDRIGLAMIEDAEAKGLLNKDSVIIEPTSGNTGIGLALVAAVKGYKLILVMPESMSIERRKIMEAYGAEFVLTPREKGMKGAIEKANELAEETPNSWIPRQFDNPANVKVHVETTAQEILKDFPDGLDYIITGVGTGGHITGIAKTVKEKYPNVKVIAVEPELSPVLSGGSPAPHPLQGLGAGFVPSILDITLLDGVITVGKEEAYEYALNAAKKEGLFVGVSTGAALAAIAKHLPEIQPNAKILTINYDTGERYLSVEGLF, from the coding sequence ATGAAATTTCAGAATGCATTAGAAACGATTGGAAATACACCCGTCGTAAAAATTAATAAACTCTTCAATTCAGATCATGAAATCTGGATCAAACTTGAAAAAAGCAATCCTGGTGGAAGCATTAAAGACAGAATTGGCTTGGCCATGATTGAAGATGCAGAAGCCAAAGGATTATTAAATAAAGACAGCGTTATTATAGAACCTACAAGCGGAAATACAGGAATAGGACTTGCTTTGGTAGCTGCTGTAAAAGGATACAAACTCATTCTTGTCATGCCGGAAAGCATGAGTATAGAACGCCGCAAAATCATGGAAGCTTACGGAGCAGAATTCGTATTGACTCCAAGAGAAAAAGGAATGAAGGGTGCCATTGAAAAAGCGAATGAGCTTGCTGAAGAAACGCCCAACTCATGGATTCCAAGACAGTTTGACAACCCTGCCAATGTAAAAGTACATGTAGAAACCACCGCTCAGGAAATTTTAAAAGATTTTCCGGACGGTCTGGATTACATCATTACAGGAGTAGGAACCGGAGGACACATCACCGGAATCGCAAAAACGGTAAAAGAAAAATATCCTAACGTAAAAGTAATTGCTGTAGAACCGGAATTATCCCCTGTATTAAGCGGAGGAAGCCCGGCGCCACATCCATTACAGGGATTAGGAGCAGGATTTGTTCCTTCCATTCTGGATATTACCCTTTTGGACGGAGTAATTACAGTAGGAAAGGAAGAGGCTTATGAGTATGCCCTTAATGCCGCTAAAAAAGAAGGTCTTTTTGTTGGAGTTTCCACTGGAGCCGCTTTAGCAGCCATCGCCAAACATTTACCGGAAATACAACCTAACGCTAAAATCCTTACCATCAATTACGATACCGGAGAAAGATATCTGTCCGTAGAAGGGCTCTTCTAA